In the Naumovozyma dairenensis CBS 421 chromosome 4, complete genome genome, one interval contains:
- the TFG1 gene encoding transcription factor IIF subunit TFG1 (similar to Saccharomyces cerevisiae TFG1 (YGR186W); ancestral locus Anc_5.193) — MNNTSNRNGTGLAGRNRTDTAGGGGGTDKSPFIKRDRLKRNFLRSRFNGKNRPIVKKDDPELIAKREEELLSGTTDTMGSTPDGSVKVKSEGNITANMTNNTKKDDEVEEQFNEFPLRAISKDDLENMRTHLLKFQSKKKINPNESFHLPIRLHRKDTRNLQFQLTRAEIVQRQKEIADYKKTQQQQQGQQQGNFVPTSAGKNQPLLSTAGTPINATIASTPSTTMTTTTTATAITSDSNTTNLLSTTTPTPTPTPLNATNTQSSAKNPQQQGMPEQPVKLVTQLEEAGIAEDPTKVGMVKYDGQEDLNTTFEPGTTDPLADVAPDGGGRSKRGNSRRKTRQLKVLDENAKKLRFEEFYPWVMEDYDGYNTWVGSYEAGNSDSYVMLSVEDDGSFTMIPADKVYKFTARNKYATLTIEEAEKRMDKKSGEVPRWLMKHLDNIGTTTTRYDRTKRRLKAVSNAGDEDEAHDDNSEIELDYDEEFDDDEEAPIIDGNEQENKESEQRIKREMLQANAMGLRDDEIIPDDDEDDLFSKKKIDVEGERIKKALQKTELAALYSSDDEEINPYLSESETEIKEEDEKKIKKEEVDKGSLSKKSSPRKQKSPSANNIPKQPKLKVKSINDCVVVLQGDKKILKNFPQGEWNPNAPKRKRQEPTPEESTTSEIGVKQEINNNPRLATAPSSPTPTIMKQEGENEEPLSKKVKTEFSADNSTAIPLITEADIIAAIGDGKVNVKDFGKTIRKKYPGPENKKLMFAIVKKLCRKVDNEHMELKK, encoded by the coding sequence ATGAATAATACCAGTAATAGGAACGGGACTGGTCTAGCAGGTAGAAATCGTACAGATACAGCCGGTGGAGGTGGTGGTACAGATAAATCTCCATTTATTAAGAGAGATAGATTGAAAAGGAACTTCCTGAGATCAAGATTCAATGGGAAAAATAGACCAATAGTGAAAAAAGATGATCCTGAATTGATCGccaaaagagaagaagaattactATCTGGAACTACCGATACTATGGGATCAACTCCCGACGGCTCCGTTAAAGTTAAATCTGAAGGCAATATTACTGCGAATATGACGAACAATACCAAGAAAGACGATGAAGTTGAAGAacaattcaatgaatttccCTTGAGAGCCATCTCAAAGgatgatttggaaaatatgaGAACACATCTTTTAAAGTTTCAAAgcaaaaagaaaatcaatcCAAATGAATCATTCCATTTACCAATCAGATTACATAGAAAGGATACCAGAAATTTACAATTTCAGTTAACAAGAGCTGAAATCGTTCAGAGACAAAAAGAAATCGCTGACTACAAGAAAactcaacaacaacagcaagGGCAACAACAAGGAAACTTTGTACCAACATCCGCTGGGAAAAACCAACCGTTGCTCTCTACAGCAGGAACTCCAATAAATGCAACAATCGCTTCAACTCCATCTACGACGATGACGACGACGACGACAGCAACAGCAATTACATCTGATTCAAATACTACAAACCTACTTTCCACTACAACCCCAACACCTACTCCTACTCCATTAAACGCAACAAACACACAATCATCTGCGAAAAATCCTCAACAACAAGGTATGCCAGAACAACCAGTGAAATTAGTAACACAGTTAGAAGAAGCAGGTATAGCAGAGGATCCAACTAAAGTAGGTATGGTGAAATATGACGGTcaagaagatttaaataCCACTTTTGAGCCAGGGACAACGGACCCATTAGCTGACGTGGCACCAGACGGTGGTGGTCGTTCCAAAAGAGGAAATTCAAGGAGGAAAACACGTCAATTGAAAGTGTTAGATGAAAATGCTAAGAAATTAAGATTCGAAGAATTCTATCCATGGGTGATGGAAGATTATGATGGGTATAATACTTGGGTTGGGTCATATGAAGCTGGGAATTCAGATTCTTATGTGATGTTAAGTGTGGAAGATGACGGAAGTTTTACCATGATTCCTGCAGATAAAGTTTATAAGTTTACTGCTAGAAATAAATATGCTACCTTGACTATTGAAGAAGCTGAAAAGAGAATGGATAAGAAGAGTGGGGAAGTCCCCCGTTGGTTAATGAAACATTTGGATAATATTGGTACCACTACCACAAGATATGATAGAACGAAAAGAAGACTGAAAGCTGTTTCTAATGCTGGAGATGAGGATGAAGCTCATGATGATAATTCagaaattgaattagattatgatgaagaatttgacgatgatgaagagGCACCAATCATTGACGgtaatgaacaagaaaataaagaatctGAACAACGTATTAAGAGGGAAATGTTACAAGCAAACGCAATGGGGTTGCGTGATGATGAGATAATTcctgatgatgatgaagatgatctATTTTCTAAAAAGAAGATTGATGTAGAAGGtgaaagaattaagaaGGCTTTGCAAAAGACGGAATTGGCTGCGTTGTATTCATccgatgatgaagaaatcaatCCATATTTATCAGAATCTGAAACAGAAATAAAGGAGGAggatgaaaagaaaattaaaaaggAGGAAGTGGACAAGGGATCCTTGTCCAAAAAATCGTCTCCAAGGAAACAGAAATCACCCAGCGCGAATAATATCCCTAAACAACCAAAACTCAAAGTCAAAAGTATCAATGATTGTGTAGTTGTTTTACAAGGTGACAAGAAGATTTTAAAGAACTTCCCTCAGGGTGAATGGAATCCAAATGCTCCTAAACGTAAGAGACAAGAACCAACTCCCGAAGAGAGCACCACGAGTGAGATTGGCGTTAAgcaagaaataaataataatcctCGTTTGGCAACTGCACCAAGTAGCCCAACTCCaacaataatgaaacaagAAGGTGAAAATGAGGAACCTCTTTCGAAGAAAGTCAAAACTGAATTTTCTGCTGATAATAGCACAGCTATACCGCTAATTACAGAAGCAGATATAATTGCAGCAATTGGTGATGGTAAAGTTAATGTTAAAGATTTTGGGAAGACAATTAGGAAGAAATATCCAGGTCcagaaaacaaaaaattgatgTTTGCTATAGTGAAAAAATTGTGTAGAAAGGTTGACAATGAACACATggaattgaagaaataa
- the UBR1 gene encoding E3 ubiquitin-protein ligase UBR1 (similar to Saccharomyces cerevisiae UBR1 (YGR184C); ancestral locus Anc_5.190): MSESTENTYDLKRLLQSIHLLPFFQRPRGPTHRVEMDHILKKLVFNILYFSITDNGKYLKDLFQFKIDYLEHQQQGKKGNKKKNKDKNMSLADAISTPSEFEQDAAGNDNDDNGDTEEDNDVRKFELSLPKTMEDIVQDLDHNSDDDEADVFADDYKAPDDYKDRTFPKLTDFYKLSPSILSFATTTSAKNNSHKGRNCGKKFKVGEPLYRCKECGYDDTCVLCINCFNPDEHENHHVYTDICHDFTSGICDCGDAEAWNTTLHCKADQIPNHSDDQMDIDSDSNEDIFRNPELQEKFKHTLSESFDYFIDLFSQNIEPLTTFTKDINLKLRELTQDEKYVARARFMRALAYKNPYIERQHLPTEAEEGEITFSKAIDPKDYAVIIYNDEFHNYSQATMALRQGVPDNIHIDLLTSKVDSEGRAMLKCSDKMSALIEGFFAVQTNGLSATLTSWTEYIHQEVCKYIVMWLNHCLSLPLPNFQNVFRESLGEILCSTYEGASTAVDILPIVQEYFPNKLNENDPYRYVDASLFAPNNKIPLGHHKDLPDSSIDSISSVLNVLTKVESRTYSNTRLQHILYLDNRYWKRLRKDLQNVIIPTLASSIKYKPIFSQQVVEIFNHITRSVAYMDREPQLTALRECVVQLFTCPTNAQMIFRDGNFIDIIWSIIDIFVEFCKVENGTLIWQRVQKSNPSKSYTIAFKQGLYIVETLLSKINDPNIILKPKEFISIVTLCKIFNSAWKIKRKEGEHVLHEDQHFIPYLEYTTTIYSIVQTVEKLLEDSKHSIDQNLLLNAIHLMTTFLGHKSLVYKLVFDSHEIIKFTVSNERVAFMHPVHTLFSFLIEKVPLLESNKIIYQDCTDFLKISDFALRSVVLCSQIDVGFWVRNGMSVLHQASYYKNNPELNSYSRDIHLNQLAFLWETDDMPRVIYNMLDRWELLDWFNGEVEYANTVYRDKISLMIQQFISFNYQVLTERQFFKKFATAEERVLYQIKNAIIYNLYTKPLSYSKLLRLVPDYLIEDTTLFDSALSEVSIFVEPKGLADNGVFKLKESFYSKIDPLKLSNLDNEFESSSVIIKSHLTKNKKDTSGVILQPQIKSAKHLDENAIHLGNFTRTSIFAKIVYKLLQVSLDTEESVYLNELLHLLHGIFKDDELVNGKDSLPKAYISKPICNLLLSISNIKSSIFSEHITKKADYLLETMLKKRPDEISQSLVDCFGETMVNDYKAKKLNQGVNLAESERERKRRMAKKHQAKLMAKFNNQQSKFMKENEANFEKESSTDVDMMAGEKVLEAEDFTCSLCQDDTSLDLFIIPAYHDHTPIFRPGNVFDANEFAKKWDGFHNDDKNLTYIDDKNLENLRTNGLRGSRKVFVSCNHHIHNNCFKRYIQKKRFVNNAFICPLCQTFSNCIIPVYRSSKASTHITLEDLVTKESSASILSTLFDVSASDIFDKVSQLVDQVVQSHDFFDKRFGKSEHRNDCDVGEILMTHWANTISMLEISSRADVNTNATFLKDREQKYQTLKNVLIFILLVFKSFGSPNFTNDFYKNVNNTVWNQNQVFQVIVRNILYPKTTRSVRDSIGEAVLAYANQIMIDYASSSQSFQNIVEAHNTIKESGEDYTIDGPLLDTIKSICPNIAFYDEDNVEKFCNVLYTSLLRNLLPTLRRGILLIKVFHEILRESDDEAFVINGISVETLLEEKSSSLPDYIDNLLKLTTNYESLNDMLTTGRIGFEYDKLDPYLKRIPYEYCGIIKLVNLSKYLNTYVTNTKEIKLREEHHHRDNKNRNNRLDFKICLTCGVKIHLRSDRHEMPRHLSKRCFKSFGIFLIPNTSEVCLFLSHPPSTVFISAPYLNSHGEVGRNAMKRGDLTTLNLKRYEHLNKLWINNEIPGYISRVMGDEFRVSILSNGFLFTFDREGRQGGRFGRAFGDGFDSSEEEEGGSDASDVERPYHGNDDDEDDEDDSGFDESDEDNDGHNHGHGIGGLGRVEAGEGGGIRMNFNGQPLNAEAGDFFRLFETFRNNLAGEGGEGPGAGGAAAMTAPFLQFLGPQFRGTGGNNDGEDGPNFFNLGNNEGESDEESDNDAW, translated from the coding sequence ATGTCAGAATCAACAGAAAACACTTACGATTTGAAAAGACTCCTTCAATCCATCCATCTATTaccattttttcaaagacCAAGAGGTCCTACACATAGAGTTGAAATGGATCATATCCTGAAAAAACTGGTCTTTAacattctttatttttctattACTGATAATGgtaaatatttgaaagacTTGTTCCAATTTAAGATCGACTATTTGGAACATCAACAGCAAGGGAAGAAGggaaacaagaaaaaaaataaagataagaaTATGAGTTTGGCTGATGCTATCTCTACTCCATCTGAATTTGAACAAGATGCTGCTGGAaacgataatgatgataatggtgATACTGAGGAAGACAATGACGTCcgtaaatttgaattatcaTTACCAAAGACTATGGAAGATATTGTGCAAGATTTAGACCATAACTCtgacgatgatgaagcAGATGTTTTCGCTGATGATTATAAAGCACCAGACGATTATAAAGATAGAACGTTCCCTAAATTGACTGATTTTTATAAACTGTCTCCATCAATTCTATCATTTGCTACCACTACATCCGCTAAGAATAATAGTCACAAGGGCAGAAATTGTGGTAAAAAGTTTAAAGTTGGGGAACCTTTATATAGATGTAAGGAATGTGGCTATGATGATACTTGCGTTCTTTGTatcaattgtttcaatCCAGATGAACATGAAAATCATCATGTATATACAGATATTTGTCACGATTTTACAAGTGGGATATGTGATTGTGGAGATGCTGAAGCTTGGAATACAACGCTCCATTGTAAAGCTGATCAAATTCCAAACCATAGCGATGATCAAATGGATATTGATAGTGATTCAAACGAAGATATCTTCCGAAATCCGGAACTGCAAGAAAAGTTTAAACATACCTTATCAGAATCATTCgattatttcattgatcTATTTAGTCAAAATATTGAACCATTGACAACATTTACTAAGGATAtcaatttaaaattaaGAGAATTGACTCAAGATGAAAAGTATGTGGCAAGAGCTAGATTTATGAGAGCTTTGGCCTATAAGAATCCATATATTGAAAGACAACATTTACCAACTGAAGCTGAAGAAGGAGAAAtaactttttcaaaagcAATTGATCCTAAAGATTATGCCGTCattatttataatgatgaatttcaTAATTATTCTCAAGCAACAATGGCGTTAAGACAAGGTGTCCCtgataatattcatataGATTTATTGACCTCTAAAGTAGATAGTGAAGGTAGGGCAATGTTGAAATGTTCAGATAAAATGAGTGCATTAATTGAAGGATTTTTCGCTGTTCAGACAAATGGGTTAAGTGCAACTCTTACTTCATGGACAGAATATATTCATCAAGAAGTGtgtaaatatattgttaTGTGGTTAAACCATTGTTTATCGTTACCGTTACCTAACTTCCAAAATGTATTCAGAGAGTCCCTGGGTGAAATACTATGTTCTACGTATGAAGGAGCTTCCACCGCCGTAGATATCCTACCAATTGTTCAAGAATACTTCCccaataaattgaatgaaaatgatcCCTATAGATATGTAGATGCATCTCTGTTCGCtcctaataataaaataccATTAGGTCATCATAAAGATCTACCTGATTCAAGTATAGATTCCATATCATCAGTTTTAAACGTTCTGACGAAAGTGGAATCAAGAACATACTCAAATACAAGATTACAACATATACTGTATTTAGATAACAGATATTGGAAAAGATTGAGAAAGGATCTTCAAAATGTTATAATACCCACACTAGCATCAAGTATCAAATACAAACCAATCTTTAGTCAACAAGTGGTGGAAATATTTAATCATATTACCAGATCAGTAGCATATATGGATAGAGAACCTCAATTGACAGCATTAAGAGAATGTGTAGTTCAACTATTTACATGTCCAACTAATGCTCAAATGATTTTCCGAGATGGGaattttattgatataATATGGTCAATTATTGACATTTTCGTTGAATTTTGTAAAGTAGAAAATGGTACATTGATATGGCAAAGAGTTCAAAAGAGTAATCCTTCAAAAAGTTATACAATCGCATTTAAACAAGGTTTATACATAGTGGAAACTTTATTGAGTAAAATCAATGatccaaatattattttaaaaCCAAAAGAATTTATCTCCATTGTTACACTTTGtaaaatcttcaatagTGCATGGAAAATTAAAAGGAAAGAAGGTGAACATGTCCTTCATGAAGATCAACATTTCATCCCATATTTAGAATACACTACTACCATATACAGCATCGTTCAAACCGTtgagaaattattagaagacTCAAAGCATTCCATCGATCAAAATCTGTTACTTAATGCTATTCATTTGATGACTACATTCTTAGGCCATAAATCATTGGTATATAAATTGGTTTTCGATTCTCATGAAATCATAAAATTTACTGTAAGTAATGAAAGAGTAGCCTTTATGCATCCAGTCCATACATTGTTCTCgtttttaattgaaaagGTCCCATTACTAGAATCcaataaaattatttatcaaGATTGTACAGATTTTCTCAAGATTTCCGATTTCGCACTAAGATCAGTAGTTCTGTGCTCTCAGATTGATGTTGGGTTTTGGGTAAGAAACGGTATGTCCGTCTTGCACCAAGCTtcatattataaaaataaccCAGAATTGAACTCATACTCAAGAGACATTCATTTGAATCAACTGGCATTCCTTTGGGAAACTGATGACATGCCAAGAGTCATTTATAACATGTTAGATAGATGGGAACTATTAGATTGGTTTAATGGTGAAGTAGAATATGCTAACACAGTTTATCGTGATaagatttcattaatgatcCAGCAATTCATCTCATTCAATTACCAAGTTTTAACAGAAAgacaatttttcaaaaaattcGCAACTGCTGAAGAAAGGGTATTGTATCAAATTAAGAATGCCATCATTTACAATCTTTACACTAAACCATTATCATATTCTAAGCTTTTAAGATTAGTTCCAGATTATTTGATAGAAGATACCACATTATTTGATTCAGCATTAAGCGAAGTATCTATCTTTGTGGAACCAAAAGGCCTAGCCGACAATGGTGTatttaaattgaaagagtCGTTTTACAGTAAGATTGACCCATTGAAACTATCAAATCTAGATAATGAATTCGAATCTAGTTCAGTAATAATTAAATCCCATTTGACCAAAAATAAGAAGGATACAAGTGGTGTCATTTTGCAACCTCAAATTAAATCTGCAAAACATTTAGATGAAAACGCTATCCATTTAGGTAATTTTACAAGAACTTCAATATTCGCCAAGATCGTctataaattattacaagtAAGTTTGGATACTGAAGAAAGTgtttatttgaatgaacTGCTGCATTTATTGCATGGtatatttaaagatgatgaattagtAAATGGGAAGGACTCATTACCAAAGGCCTATATTTCCAAGCCAATTTGCAATCTGTTATTAAGTATATCTAATATAAAAAGTTCTATCTTTTCAGAGCATATCACGAAAAAGGCGGATTATTTATTAGAGACTATGCTTAAAAAGAGACCAGACGAGATTTCTCAATCATTGGTTGATTGTTTTGGTGAAACAATGGTGAATGATTATAAAGCCAAGAAATTGAACCAAGGAGTTAATTTAGCTGAATCAGAAAGAGAACGTAAAAGAAGAATGGCAAAGAAACATCAAGCTAAACTAATGGCCAAGTTCAACAACCAACAATCTAAATTcatgaaagaaaatgaagcaAATTTCGAAAAGGAATCTAGTACTGATGTCGACATGATGGCTGGTGAAAAAGTGCTAGAAGCTGAGGACTTTACATGTTCTTTATGTCAAGATGATACTTCTTtagatttatttattattcctGCATATCATGATCATACGCCCATCTTTAGGCCTGGTAATGTCTTCGATGCCAATGAGTTTGCTAAAAAATGGGACGGCTTCCACAATGACGACAAGAATTTGACatatattgatgataaaaaCTTAGAAAATCTAAGAACAAATGGTCTTAGAGGTTCAAGAAAAGTGTTTGTTTCCTGTAATCATCACATTcataataattgttttaaaaGATACATTCAAAAGAAACGTTTCGTGAATAACGCATTCATATGTCCTCTTTGTCAAACATTTTCCAACTGTATTATTCCAGTCTATCGTAGCTCTAAAGCTTCTACGCATATTACTTTGGAAGATTTGGTTACAAAGGAGTCATCTGCCAGTATTTTATCAACTCTATTTGATGTATCTGCTTCTGACATCTTTGATAAAGTATCCCAGCTTGTTGATCAGGTAGTACAAAGTCATGACTTTTTTGATAAAAGGTTTGGGAAATCCGAGCATCGTAATGATTGTGATGTAGGTGAAATTTTGATGACGCATTGGGCTAATACTATTTCCATGTTAGAAATATCTTCCAGAGCTGATGTGAATACCAATGCCACTTTTTTGAAAGACAGAgaacaaaaatatcaaactTTAAAGAACGTTTTAATTTTCATACTCCTCGTATTTAAGAGTTTTGGTAGCCCAAACTTCACTAATGACTTTTACAAAAATGTCAACAATACAGTATGGAATCAAAACCAAGTATTCCAAGTTATTGTTAGAAATATCTTATACCCTAAAACTACTCGTAGTGTGAGAGACAGTATTGGGGAAGCAGTGTTAGCATATGCTAATCAAATCATGATAGACTATGCTTCTAGTTCACAAAGTTTCCAGAACATTGTAGAGGCCCATAACACTATTAAGGAATCAGGTGAAGATTATACTATTGATGGACCATTACTTGACACTATCAAGAGTATTTGTCCAAATATAGCATTTTATGATGAGGACAATGTTGAGAAGTTCTGTAATGTTCTCTACACATCTTTACTAAGAAACCTTTTACCTACACTAAGAAGGGGCATTTTGTTAATCAAAGTTTTCCATGAAATATTAAGAGAATCAGATGATGAAGCATTTGTTATCAACGGGATATCTGTAGAGACATtacttgaagaaaaatcatCCTCATTACCAGATTACATCGATAATCTCTTAAAATTGACAACAAATTATGAGTCTTTGAATGATATGTTAACAACGGGGCGCATCGGTTTTgaatatgataaattagaCCCATATTTGAAACGTATACCATATGAATATTGTGGTATTATCAAATTAGTCAACCTATCCAAGTATTTGAACACATACGTGACAAATACAAAGGAAATCAAATTAAGAGAAgaacatcatcatcgtgataataagaatagaaataatagaTTAGATTTCAAGATTTGTCTAACGTGTGGTGTCAAGATTCATTTAAGATCAGATCGTCATGAGATGCCACGTCATCTATCTAAACGTTGTTTTAAATCATTtggtatatttttaataccTAACACTTCAGAAGTTTGTCTATTTTTAAGTCATCCACCTTCTACTGTTTTCATATCTGCACCATATTTAAATTCACATGGTGAAGTTGGTAGAAATGCAATGAAAAGAGGTGATTTAACAacattgaatttgaaaagatatgaacatttgaataaattatggattaataatgaaattccTGGTTATATTAGTAGAGTCATGGGAGATGAATTTAGAGTAAGCATATTATCTAATGGCTTCCTTTTCACATTTGACAGAGAGGGAAGACAAGGTGGACGATTCGGACGTGCATTTGGAGATGGTTTTGACAGtagtgaagaagaagaaggtggCAGTGATGCATCTGACGTGGAGAGACCGTACCACGGTAACGACGATgacgaagatgatgaagacgaTTCTGGATTCGATGAaagtgatgaagataatgatggtCATAATCATGGACATGGTATCGGTGGTCTTGGTCGTGTAGAAGCAGGTGAGGGTGGTGGTATTCGAATGAATTTCAATGGCCAACCATTGAATGCCGAAGCAGGCGATTTCTTCAGGTTGTTCGAGACTTTCAGAAATAATTTAGCAGGCGAAGGTGGAGAAGGTCCAGGTGCTGGTGGAGCTGCTGCTATGACGGCCCCATTTTTGCAATTCTTAGGACCCCAATTTAGAGGTACGGGGGGAAATAATGATGGAGAAGACGGGcctaatttttttaatttggGGAATAATGAAGGAGAGAGCGACGAAGAAAGTGATAATGATGCCTGGTAG
- the QCR9 gene encoding ubiquinol--cytochrome-c reductase subunit 9 (similar to Saccharomyces cerevisiae QCR9 (YGR183C); ancestral locus Anc_5.189), which produces MSFSSVYKVLFKRNSVFVGTIFVSAFIFQAVFDTSVTSWYENHNKGKLWKDVQARIAAGNGDGDDDDE; this is translated from the exons ATG TCTTTTTCTTCCGTTTATAAAGTGTTGttcaaaagaaattcaGTATTTGTAGGTACAATATTTGTATCAGCTTTCATTTTCCAAGCTGTTTTTGATACCTCCGTAACATCATGGTATGAAAATCATAACAAAGGGAAATTGTGGAAGGATGTACAAGCTCGAATAGCTGCAGGCAATGGTGACGGagatgacgatgacgaaTGA
- the TIM13 gene encoding protein translocase subunit TIM13 (similar to Saccharomyces cerevisiae TIM13 (YGR181W); ancestral locus Anc_5.188), whose protein sequence is MGFFSKSSSTSNEGQNQPKVESSPVANQIKTQIAQELAVANATELVSKLTENCFKKCLMAPYDSKNETCVDQCLTKYMKSWNAVSKAYVARIQEASTTGEI, encoded by the coding sequence atgggaTTCTTCAGCAAATCATCAAGTACAAGCAACGAAGGACAAAATCAGCCGAAAGTCGAATCATCCCCTGTGGCAAATCAAATCAAGACCCAAATTGCCCAAGAGCTAGCAGTGGCTAATGCTACAGAATTAGTCAGTAAGCTAACAGAGAACTGTTTTAAGAAATGTTTAATGGCTCCATATGATTCCAAAAACGAGACTTGTGTTGATCAATGCCTAACTAAATATATGAAGAGTTGGAACGCTGTTTCAAAGGCATATGTGGCAAGAATTCAAGAAGCTTCTACGACAGGTGAAATTTAG
- the RNR4 gene encoding ribonucleotide-diphosphate reductase subunit RNR4 (similar to Saccharomyces cerevisiae RNR4 (YGR180C) and RNR2 (YJL026W); ancestral locus Anc_5.179) — protein sequence MSNAAQSLEAHQLFLKNFEAERTAMKETEKDEILLMENSRRFVMFPIKYHEIWAAYKKVEAAFWTAEEIELEKDVKDFSKLNDDQKEFIARVLAYLTVSEDIINKHLVEKFSAELQNPEGKSLYGFQIMMENIYDEVYSMIVDALYNGPENVPYFKQVPSTVQHQEKAAFIQRWIHNPDSLYGERLVALSAKEGIFFSGVYAALGWLGNTAGFPGISTANKFICRDKGAYADFGCLLFAHLKTKPDAKIVEKIITEAVDIELDVMNKAFEVEKFGVDPALIKQYVQFIADSLLSSFGNDKVYNVTNPFEFMAGATQIGKSNFFEKKVSDFTKVTTADKANKSAESIKFNESF from the coding sequence ATGTCTAACGCTGCCCAATCTTTAGAAGCTCATCAATTATTCTTAAAGAATTTTGAAGCTGAACGTACTGCCATGAAGGAAACTGAAAAGgatgaaattttattaatggAAAACAGCCGTAGATTCGTCATGTTCCCAATTAAATACCATGAAATCTGGGCTGCTTATAAGAAGGTAGAAGCTGCTTTCTGGACTGCTGAAGAAATCGAATTAGAAAAAGATGTCAAGGATTTCTCTAAATTAAACGATGATCAAAAGGAATTCATCGCTAGAGTCTTAGCTTACTTGACTGTTTCTGAAGATATAATTAACAAGCATTTggttgaaaaattctctgctgaattacaaaatcCAGAAGGTAAGAGTTTATACGGTTTCCAAATTATGatggaaaatatttacGATGAAGTATACTCCATGATCGTCGATGCTTTGTACAATGGCCCTGAAAATGTCCCATACTTCAAGCAAGTTCCAAGCACCGTTCAACATCAAGAAAAGGCTGCCTTCATTCAGAGATGGATTCATAACCCAGATTCCCTATACGGTGAAAGATTAGTCGCTCTTTCCGCTAAGGAAggtattttcttttctggTGTCTACGCTGCATTAGGTTGGTTAGGTAACACTGCTGGTTTCCCAGGTATCTCAACAGCTAACAAGTTCATCTGCAGAGATAAGGGTGCTTACGCTGATTTCggttgtttattatttgctCATTTGAAGACAAAGCCAGATGCTAAGATtgttgaaaagattatcaCTGAAGCTGTTGACATTGAATTAGATGTTATGAACAAGGCTTTTGAAGTCGAAAAATTCGGTGTCGATCCAGCTTTAATTAAACAATACGTTCAATTCATTGCTGACTCTTTATTAAGCTCTTTCGGTAACGATAAAGTTTACAACGTCACCAACCCATTCGAATTCATGGCTGGTGCCACTCAAATTGGTAAGTCTAacttctttgaaaagaagGTTTCTGACTTCACCAAGGTTACTACCGCTGATAAGGCTAACAAATCTGCTGAAtctattaaattcaatgaaagTTTCTAA